The Metabacillus litoralis genome contains a region encoding:
- the spoVG gene encoding septation regulator SpoVG: MEVTDVRLRRVNTEGRMRAIASITLDHEFVVHDIRVIDGNNGLFVAMPSKRTPDGEFRDIAHPINSSTRGKIQDAVLAEYHRLGELEVEFEEAGAS; encoded by the coding sequence ATGGAAGTTACAGACGTAAGATTACGCCGCGTAAATACCGAAGGACGTATGAGAGCAATTGCCTCTATTACGTTAGATCATGAGTTTGTTGTACATGATATTCGCGTAATTGATGGTAATAACGGTCTCTTTGTTGCGATGCCAAGTAAGCGCACTCCTGACGGTGAATTCAGAGATATTGCACACCCTATTAATTCTAGTACACGCGGAAAAATTCAAGATGCTGTATTAGCAGAATATCATCGTTTAGGTGAGTTAGAAGTAGAATTTGAAGAAGCAGGTGCTTCATAA
- a CDS encoding ribose-phosphate diphosphokinase — translation MSNRYGDSNLKIFALNSNPALAKEIADIVGVDLGKSSVTRFSDGEIQINIEESIRGCDVYVIQSTSDPVNEHLMELLIMIDALKRASAKTINIVIPYYGYARQDRKARAREPITAKLVANLLETAGSTRVITLDLHAPQIQGFFDIPIDHLMGVPILGEYFLGKNLEDIVIVSPDHGGVTRTRKLADKLKAPIAIIDKRRPRPNVAEVMNIVGNIEGKTAILIDDIIDTAGTITLAANALEENGAKEVYACCTHPVLSGPAIERIANSKIKELVVTNSILLPEEKRIDKLVELSVAPLIGEAIIRVHEKQSVSLLFD, via the coding sequence ATGTCAAATCGCTATGGAGATTCTAATTTAAAAATATTTGCACTCAATTCCAACCCGGCTCTCGCAAAAGAAATAGCGGATATTGTTGGTGTTGATTTAGGTAAAAGCTCTGTTACCCGTTTTAGTGATGGAGAAATTCAAATAAATATTGAAGAAAGTATTCGTGGTTGTGACGTTTATGTTATTCAATCAACAAGTGATCCTGTAAATGAGCACTTAATGGAATTGTTAATTATGATCGATGCCTTAAAGCGTGCATCAGCAAAAACAATTAACATTGTTATCCCTTACTATGGTTATGCGAGACAAGATCGTAAGGCAAGAGCAAGGGAGCCAATTACAGCTAAGCTTGTAGCGAATCTTTTAGAGACTGCCGGTTCTACTCGTGTTATTACACTGGATCTTCATGCACCACAGATTCAAGGATTCTTTGATATTCCGATTGATCATCTAATGGGGGTACCAATTTTAGGTGAGTATTTCTTAGGGAAGAATTTAGAGGATATTGTCATTGTTTCTCCTGATCATGGTGGCGTGACAAGAACTCGTAAATTAGCTGATAAACTAAAAGCTCCAATTGCGATTATTGACAAAAGACGTCCAAGACCAAATGTGGCAGAAGTTATGAACATTGTTGGTAATATTGAAGGGAAAACAGCAATTTTGATTGACGATATTATCGATACAGCTGGTACTATTACATTAGCTGCCAATGCACTAGAAGAAAACGGTGCAAAAGAAGTTTATGCTTGCTGTACCCACCCTGTTTTATCTGGACCTGCTATTGAACGTATTGCTAACTCAAAAATAAAAGAATTAGTTGTAACAAACTCAATTCTTCTGCCTGAAGAAAAAAGAATTGATAAACTAGTTGAACTTTCAGTAGCACCTTTAATTGGAGAAGCAATTATTCGTGTTCATGAAAAGCAATCAGTAAGTTTACTTTTTGATTAA
- the glmU gene encoding bifunctional UDP-N-acetylglucosamine diphosphorylase/glucosamine-1-phosphate N-acetyltransferase GlmU produces the protein MDKRYAVILAAGQGTRMKSSLYKVLHPVCGKPMVQHVLDQVSQLTLSKIVTIVGHGAEKVKSQLGDQTEYALQSEQLGTAHAVMQAAPFLENEEGTTIVICGDTPLITSETMAALLSHHQESQAKATVLTAKAEDPTGYGRIVRNDKGTVEKIVEHKDASEIERELTEINTGTYCFDNKELFEALSHVSNDNVQGEYYLPDVIEILQKEGKIVSAYQTSSFDETLGVNDRIALSQAEKIMKQRINKEHMKNGVTLIDPDSTYISAETSIGKDTVIYPGTMIIGKTVIGEDCIIGPNTEIKDCHINNATSIKHSVAHDSEIGASVSIGPFAHIRPLSTISDEVKIGNFVEVKKSKMGKGSKASHLSYIGDAEVGADVNLGCGSITVNYDGKNKYLTKIEDGAFIGCNSNLIAPVTIGKGAYVAAGSTVTNDVPEKALSVARSRQVNKENYVDRLNNKNS, from the coding sequence ATGGATAAACGGTATGCAGTAATTCTAGCTGCAGGTCAAGGCACAAGAATGAAATCTTCTTTATATAAAGTATTACATCCTGTTTGCGGAAAGCCTATGGTCCAGCATGTTTTAGATCAAGTGTCACAACTAACTTTATCTAAAATTGTAACGATTGTTGGTCACGGAGCAGAAAAGGTAAAGTCTCAGTTAGGTGACCAAACAGAATATGCTTTGCAAAGTGAACAACTAGGAACAGCACATGCTGTTATGCAGGCTGCTCCGTTTTTAGAAAATGAAGAAGGAACAACCATTGTTATTTGTGGCGATACACCGTTAATAACATCAGAAACAATGGCTGCTCTTTTGTCACATCATCAAGAGTCACAAGCAAAGGCAACAGTTTTGACAGCTAAAGCGGAAGATCCAACTGGATATGGGCGTATAGTTCGTAACGATAAGGGAACGGTAGAAAAGATAGTTGAGCATAAAGATGCGAGTGAAATAGAACGAGAACTAACAGAAATTAATACCGGTACATATTGCTTTGATAATAAGGAATTATTTGAAGCCTTAAGCCATGTATCAAACGATAACGTCCAAGGTGAATATTATCTTCCAGATGTGATTGAGATCCTACAAAAAGAAGGGAAAATTGTTTCTGCTTATCAAACTTCATCTTTTGATGAAACATTAGGTGTAAACGACCGAATTGCTTTATCACAAGCAGAAAAAATAATGAAGCAACGCATTAATAAAGAACATATGAAAAACGGGGTAACATTGATAGATCCTGATTCAACATATATTTCTGCTGAGACATCTATTGGTAAAGATACCGTGATTTATCCAGGGACAATGATTATTGGGAAAACAGTTATTGGTGAAGATTGTATCATCGGACCAAATACAGAAATAAAAGACTGCCACATTAACAATGCAACATCAATTAAGCATTCGGTTGCTCATGATAGTGAAATAGGTGCTTCCGTTTCAATTGGTCCTTTCGCACATATACGCCCACTTTCGACAATATCTGATGAAGTGAAAATTGGTAATTTTGTTGAAGTGAAAAAATCTAAAATGGGCAAAGGCAGCAAAGCATCACATCTAAGCTATATTGGAGATGCAGAGGTTGGTGCTGACGTAAACCTTGGATGTGGATCAATAACTGTTAACTATGATGGAAAAAATAAATATCTAACGAAAATAGAAGACGGTGCATTCATTGGCTGTAACTCAAACCTAATTGCACCTGTTACGATTGGAAAAGGTGCATATGTTGCTGCTGGTTCAACAGTAACAAATGATGTACCAGAAAAAGCATTGTCAGTTGCACGGTCAAGACAAGTAAATAAAGAGAATTATGTCGACCGATTAAATAATAAAAATTCCTAA
- the yabG gene encoding sporulation peptidase YabG produces MQVKIGDVVVRKSYNLDLLFRVIDVISSASGEQIAILHGDEVRLIADADCSDLVLVDEAERNSRKQREKERIDQSYHLFRQDYQLLREKQEYYATSSYSHNEEFFHMPGRVLHVDGDPLYLQKCLALYEKIGVPVNGVHLNEKEMPEKITELLSKYRPDILVVTGHDAYSKHKGNIDDINAYRHSKHFVQTVRNARNKVPHLDQLVIFAGACQSHFESLIRAGANFASSPSRVNIHALDPVYIVAKISFTPFVERINVWEVLRNTLTREKGLGGVETRGVLRTGMPYRKPTTQ; encoded by the coding sequence ATGCAAGTAAAAATTGGAGATGTTGTAGTAAGAAAATCCTATAACTTAGATTTGTTATTTAGAGTGATTGATGTCATTTCATCTGCTTCAGGAGAGCAGATTGCAATTTTACATGGTGATGAAGTGAGATTAATAGCTGATGCTGACTGTAGTGATTTAGTTCTTGTAGATGAGGCAGAGAGAAATTCCCGAAAGCAGAGAGAAAAAGAACGAATTGATCAATCTTATCATTTATTTAGGCAGGATTATCAGCTTCTAAGGGAAAAGCAGGAGTACTATGCAACATCCAGCTATAGCCATAATGAAGAGTTTTTCCATATGCCGGGGAGAGTCCTGCATGTTGATGGAGATCCACTTTATTTACAAAAGTGCTTGGCTTTATATGAGAAGATTGGTGTACCGGTTAATGGTGTTCACCTTAATGAAAAAGAGATGCCGGAAAAAATCACAGAGCTCCTATCAAAATATCGACCTGATATATTAGTTGTGACCGGACATGATGCATACTCAAAACATAAGGGAAACATTGACGATATCAACGCCTATAGACATTCCAAGCATTTTGTTCAAACTGTCCGTAATGCAAGAAATAAGGTACCACACCTTGATCAGCTTGTAATCTTTGCTGGGGCATGTCAGTCTCACTTTGAATCTTTGATACGTGCAGGGGCTAATTTTGCAAGCTCTCCTTCAAGAGTAAACATTCATGCACTAGATCCTGTATATATTGTTGCTAAAATAAGCTTTACTCCTTTTGTAGAAAGAATAAATGTATGGGAAGTCCTTCGTAACACATTAACAAGGGAAAAAGGTCTTGGTGGTGTGGAAACAAGAGGAGTATTAAGGACAGGAATGCCGTATAGAAAGCCAACAACACAATAA
- a CDS encoding anti-sigma-F factor Fin family protein: MALHYYCRHCGVKVGSLDNQSLSSQQLGFDSLTNDERQEMITYQQNGDMHVKTICEDCQDALHRNPDLHQVDNLIQ; this comes from the coding sequence ATGGCTTTGCATTATTATTGTAGACACTGTGGTGTGAAGGTTGGAAGCCTTGATAATCAATCACTTTCTAGTCAGCAGCTAGGATTTGATTCTTTAACCAATGACGAACGTCAAGAAATGATTACCTACCAACAAAATGGAGATATGCATGTTAAAACAATTTGCGAGGACTGCCAGGATGCACTACATAGAAACCCTGATCTTCACCAAGTGGATAATTTGATTCAGTAA
- the ispE gene encoding 4-(cytidine 5'-diphospho)-2-C-methyl-D-erythritol kinase: protein MRVLEKAPAKINLSLDVLKKRDDGFHEVKMIMTTIDLADRVELIDLPYNEIRIVSHNRFVPDDQRNLAYQAARLLKERYQVNRGVSISITKTIPVAAGLAGGSSDAAATLRGLNKLWSLGLTLDELATLGAEIGSDVSFCVYGGTALATGRGEIIHHIDPPPHCWVVLAKPTIGVSTADVYKNLNLQKIKHPNVEGMIDALHKNDYDQICTLMGNVLESVTLRMHPEVANIKDQMKRFGADAVLMSGSGPTVFGLVQYESRLPRVYNGLRGFCDQVFAVRMLGERNILD, encoded by the coding sequence ATGCGTGTATTAGAAAAAGCACCAGCGAAAATAAATTTGTCACTTGATGTACTAAAGAAACGTGACGATGGCTTTCATGAAGTTAAAATGATTATGACAACAATAGATTTAGCTGATCGGGTTGAACTTATTGATCTACCTTACAATGAAATTCGAATTGTATCACATAATCGTTTTGTGCCAGACGATCAAAGGAACTTAGCCTATCAAGCTGCACGACTTTTGAAGGAGCGCTATCAAGTTAATAGAGGTGTTTCCATATCTATAACAAAAACAATTCCTGTTGCAGCAGGGTTAGCAGGTGGAAGCAGTGATGCTGCAGCAACTTTACGTGGCTTAAATAAGCTATGGAGTCTTGGGCTGACTCTTGATGAATTGGCTACTCTTGGTGCGGAAATTGGTTCTGATGTTTCATTCTGTGTATACGGAGGAACGGCCTTAGCAACAGGTAGAGGAGAGATTATTCATCATATAGATCCACCTCCACATTGCTGGGTTGTGTTGGCGAAACCAACGATAGGGGTTTCAACAGCTGATGTTTATAAGAATCTAAATCTCCAAAAAATAAAGCATCCTAATGTTGAGGGAATGATAGATGCTTTACATAAAAATGACTATGATCAAATTTGTACACTTATGGGAAATGTATTAGAAAGTGTTACTTTACGAATGCATCCGGAGGTGGCTAACATAAAGGATCAAATGAAAAGGTTTGGCGCAGATGCCGTATTAATGAGTGGAAGTGGACCAACAGTCTTTGGCTTGGTTCAATATGAATCGCGTTTGCCACGAGTTTACAATGGATTAAGGGGTTTTTGTGATCAGGTTTTTGCAGTAAGAATGCTTGGTGAACGAAACATCCTTGATTAA
- a CDS encoding G5 and 3D domain-containing protein, with product MTKETVLLTVNGKEERVRTHAETVNDLLEERDIDTRKEDDILPSVNQKIKDNMEITYKAAKPIKVAMGDERRTIWTTADTVKELIQQENLDVTEHDQIKPALDTVIESDLSLTIDKAFQITLNVGGEKQQVWTTSTTVADFLKNQNVKLNELDKVEPALTEEVAEKRDITVTRVEKVTDVVEEPIAFDVVTKKDNNIEKGSQKVLESGKEGKQEKHFEVILENGKEISRKLLKTETVQESEDRVVALGTKVVQQTSTVSRGNDSVAREFYVSSTAYTASCNGCSGTTATGINLRANPNAKVIAVDPNVIPLGTKVYVEGYGYAVAGDTGSAIKGNKIDVFFPSKSAAYRWGSKRVKIKILE from the coding sequence ATGACGAAAGAAACAGTCTTACTTACCGTAAACGGTAAAGAGGAGAGAGTTCGTACTCATGCAGAAACTGTAAATGATTTGCTAGAAGAAAGAGATATAGATACAAGGAAGGAAGATGACATATTACCTTCAGTCAATCAAAAGATTAAAGATAATATGGAAATCACCTATAAAGCAGCAAAGCCAATTAAAGTTGCAATGGGTGATGAACGAAGGACAATTTGGACAACAGCGGATACAGTAAAAGAACTGATACAACAAGAAAACCTGGATGTCACAGAGCATGATCAAATTAAACCAGCTTTAGATACAGTAATAGAAAGCGATTTGTCATTAACAATTGATAAAGCATTTCAGATTACACTAAATGTTGGCGGAGAAAAACAACAAGTATGGACGACTTCGACTACTGTCGCTGACTTTTTAAAAAATCAAAACGTTAAATTGAATGAATTAGATAAAGTTGAACCGGCTCTGACAGAAGAAGTAGCTGAAAAGAGAGATATTACGGTTACACGGGTAGAAAAAGTCACCGATGTAGTGGAAGAACCAATAGCCTTTGATGTTGTAACGAAAAAAGATAACAACATCGAAAAAGGAAGTCAGAAAGTGCTTGAGTCCGGTAAAGAAGGAAAGCAAGAGAAACATTTTGAAGTCATTTTGGAAAATGGAAAAGAAATTTCTAGGAAACTACTTAAAACAGAAACAGTCCAAGAAAGTGAAGATCGTGTGGTTGCCTTAGGTACAAAGGTAGTGCAACAAACAAGCACTGTATCTCGCGGAAATGATTCTGTTGCAAGGGAATTTTATGTAAGTTCAACAGCATATACAGCAAGCTGTAATGGCTGTTCAGGTACAACAGCTACAGGTATTAATTTACGTGCCAATCCTAACGCTAAGGTAATTGCAGTTGATCCTAATGTGATTCCATTAGGAACTAAGGTTTACGTCGAAGGCTATGGATATGCAGTTGCTGGAGATACAGGTTCCGCTATTAAAGGGAATAAGATTGATGTATTCTTCCCTTCAAAATCAGCTGCCTATCGATGGGGTTCGAAGAGAGTAAAAATAAAAATTTTAGAATAG
- a CDS encoding small, acid-soluble spore protein, alpha/beta type translates to MGRRRRGMMSEDFKYELAKDLGFYDTVKEEGWGAIRSRDAGNMVKRAIELAQQQLAQQNNVNQ, encoded by the coding sequence ATGGGCAGACGTCGTCGTGGAATGATGTCGGAAGACTTTAAATATGAGTTAGCAAAAGACTTAGGTTTTTACGATACAGTAAAAGAAGAAGGCTGGGGAGCTATTCGATCACGGGATGCTGGTAATATGGTAAAGCGTGCAATTGAATTAGCACAACAACAGCTTGCCCAACAAAATAATGTAAATCAGTAA
- the rnmV gene encoding ribonuclease M5 gives MKIKEIIVVEGKDDTTAIKRAVDADTIETNGSSIGDAVIEQIKLAQQTRGVILFTDPDFPGEKIRKTIAELVPGCKHAFLPKNEARPKRGKGIGVEHASIDAIQQALESVKEEMTEFVSEIEFEDLLDAGLIGGNQAKDRRERLGILLKIGYTNGKQLHKRLQMFQISKAEFIHAVKKILQEETK, from the coding sequence ATGAAAATAAAAGAAATTATTGTTGTTGAAGGAAAAGATGATACAACAGCCATTAAACGAGCAGTTGATGCCGATACAATAGAAACAAATGGCTCATCGATTGGAGATGCTGTCATTGAGCAAATAAAGCTCGCACAACAAACGAGAGGCGTTATTTTATTCACAGATCCCGATTTTCCAGGGGAGAAAATTAGAAAAACAATTGCTGAGCTTGTTCCAGGATGTAAGCATGCATTTTTACCAAAGAATGAAGCAAGACCAAAGCGAGGAAAGGGCATTGGAGTAGAACATGCTTCCATCGATGCCATCCAACAGGCACTTGAATCTGTGAAGGAAGAGATGACAGAATTTGTAAGTGAGATTGAGTTTGAGGATTTATTAGATGCAGGCTTAATAGGCGGGAATCAAGCAAAAGATCGACGAGAAAGACTAGGGATACTATTAAAAATTGGTTATACAAATGGAAAACAACTTCATAAAAGGCTGCAGATGTTTCAAATCAGTAAAGCGGAATTCATTCATGCAGTAAAGAAGATTCTACAGGAGGAAACTAAATAA
- the pth gene encoding aminoacyl-tRNA hydrolase yields the protein MKLIVGLGNPGRQYENTRHNVGFKVIDQLSEDLSIPLDRQKYNGIYGIGHISGEKVILLKPLTYMNLSGECIRPLMDFYDMNVEDLVVIYDDLDLPVGKIRLRAKGSAGGHNGIKSMIQHLGTQEFNRIRVGIDRPTNGMKISDYVLGQFTEADLQGINEAISYSAKACESWIQQPFVQVMNEYN from the coding sequence ATGAAACTCATCGTCGGGCTAGGAAATCCGGGTAGGCAGTATGAAAATACAAGACATAATGTAGGATTTAAAGTAATTGATCAACTTTCTGAGGATTTATCAATCCCTCTTGATCGCCAAAAGTATAATGGCATTTATGGAATAGGACATATTTCAGGAGAGAAAGTCATATTATTAAAACCACTCACCTACATGAATTTATCTGGAGAATGTATACGGCCCTTAATGGATTTTTATGATATGAATGTTGAGGATTTAGTTGTGATATATGACGATCTAGATTTACCTGTTGGTAAAATACGACTGCGAGCCAAAGGAAGTGCTGGTGGTCATAATGGGATAAAATCGATGATTCAGCACTTGGGAACCCAAGAATTTAACAGAATTCGAGTTGGAATTGACCGACCAACAAATGGAATGAAGATTTCAGATTATGTGCTTGGCCAATTTACGGAGGCTGATTTGCAAGGCATTAATGAGGCAATCAGTTATTCTGCAAAAGCATGTGAAAGCTGGATTCAACAACCATTTGTACAAGTAATGAATGAATATAATTAG
- a CDS encoding 50S ribosomal protein L25/general stress protein Ctc produces the protein MTTLQAVKRTEFTNSAKRKVRESGQIPAIIYGKKVESKPVALDSIELIKTLREEGKNTVINLDVDGSSHAVMLYDMQTDPLKNEIVHADFHIVDMQADVEVEVPLHLTGEAQGVKDGGVLQQSLHEVTISAKPGQIPQTIDIDIANLAVNDALYIKDLTSSGQYQFVQDEEQVVASILPPQQEEEIDSGEEQEPGTPTNEEGREHNEE, from the coding sequence ATGACAACACTACAAGCAGTTAAAAGAACTGAATTCACTAATTCTGCAAAAAGAAAGGTACGTGAATCGGGGCAAATTCCAGCAATTATTTATGGTAAAAAAGTTGAAAGTAAGCCAGTAGCTTTAGATAGCATTGAACTTATTAAAACATTACGAGAAGAAGGAAAAAATACAGTAATTAATCTAGATGTAGATGGCTCATCACATGCTGTTATGCTATATGATATGCAAACAGATCCTTTAAAGAATGAAATTGTTCATGCTGACTTTCATATAGTAGACATGCAGGCAGACGTAGAGGTAGAAGTACCTCTTCATTTGACTGGTGAAGCTCAAGGAGTAAAGGACGGAGGCGTTCTTCAACAATCTTTACATGAAGTTACAATAAGCGCAAAACCAGGACAAATTCCACAAACAATTGATATTGATATTGCAAATTTAGCTGTAAATGATGCCCTTTATATAAAGGACTTAACATCAAGCGGTCAATATCAATTTGTACAGGATGAGGAACAGGTTGTTGCGTCAATCTTACCTCCTCAGCAGGAAGAAGAAATTGATAGTGGTGAAGAACAAGAACCAGGAACTCCAACAAATGAAGAAGGCCGAGAGCATAACGAGGAATAA
- the rsmA gene encoding 16S rRNA (adenine(1518)-N(6)/adenine(1519)-N(6))-dimethyltransferase RsmA, translating to MIKDIATPVRTKAILEKYGFSFKKSLGQNFLIEPNVLSRIVDHANVTEKTGVIEIGPGIGALTEQLARRAKKVVAFEIDKRLLPILNETLSPYENITVIHQDVLEADLKKAIEENFSDCEEIMVVANLPYYVTTPIIMKLLEDKLPLKGIVVMLQKEVADRISAAPSTKEYGSLSIAVQYYTEAKTVMTVPKTVFVPQPNVDSAIIRLLVRDKPTVEVEDEDFFFKIVRASFAQRRKTLLNNLVHFIPNGKELKAKIEETLEHVEVDGKRRGESLSIEEFAKLSDALAKVVK from the coding sequence ATGATAAAAGATATCGCAACTCCAGTAAGAACAAAAGCCATTTTAGAAAAGTATGGATTTTCTTTTAAAAAAAGCTTAGGTCAAAATTTCTTAATTGAACCAAATGTCCTTTCAAGAATTGTAGATCATGCTAATGTGACAGAAAAAACAGGGGTTATAGAGATAGGTCCTGGAATTGGTGCATTAACTGAGCAGCTTGCACGAAGAGCTAAGAAGGTAGTAGCCTTTGAAATAGACAAACGCCTTCTTCCGATCTTAAATGAAACATTAAGCCCATATGAAAATATAACAGTTATTCATCAGGATGTATTGGAAGCTGATTTGAAAAAAGCAATTGAAGAAAATTTTAGCGATTGTGAAGAGATTATGGTTGTGGCAAATCTCCCTTACTATGTAACAACACCAATCATTATGAAATTGCTAGAAGATAAGCTTCCTCTCAAGGGAATTGTTGTTATGCTTCAAAAGGAGGTAGCAGACAGAATATCAGCCGCTCCATCAACAAAGGAGTATGGATCACTTTCGATTGCTGTTCAATACTATACAGAGGCTAAGACCGTTATGACAGTGCCTAAGACAGTGTTTGTTCCGCAACCTAATGTAGATTCAGCTATTATCCGATTGTTAGTAAGAGACAAGCCTACTGTAGAAGTGGAAGATGAAGACTTCTTTTTCAAAATTGTAAGAGCGAGTTTTGCACAACGAAGAAAAACTCTTTTAAATAACCTTGTTCATTTTATTCCAAATGGCAAGGAATTAAAAGCAAAGATCGAAGAAACATTGGAGCATGTTGAGGTTGACGGAAAAAGGAGAGGAGAGTCTCTTTCTATTGAGGAATTCGCCAAATTAAGTGATGCATTAGCAAAGGTTGTAAAATAA
- the veg gene encoding biofilm formation stimulator Veg has translation MGKTLTDIKKSLDGNLGRRLTLKANGGRRKTIERCGVLAETYPSVFVIELDQDENSFERVSYSYADVLTETVQLTFFEDTTGSFAVSGQ, from the coding sequence ATGGGAAAAACTCTAACGGATATTAAAAAGTCCTTGGATGGTAATCTTGGCAGACGACTAACTCTTAAAGCTAATGGTGGTCGTAGAAAAACGATAGAACGCTGTGGTGTGCTAGCAGAAACCTATCCATCTGTCTTTGTTATTGAGCTTGATCAAGATGAAAATTCATTTGAACGAGTATCTTACAGCTATGCCGATGTATTAACCGAAACAGTGCAATTAACATTTTTTGAAGATACAACAGGTTCGTTTGCAGTTAGTGGACAGTAG
- the purR gene encoding pur operon repressor, with translation MKFRRSGRLVDMTNYLLHHPHSLVPLTHFSEKYQSAKSSISEDLTIIKETFEQQGIGTLLTVPGAAGGVKFIPKVAISEAKQFIEELCEFIAKPERLLPGGYLYLTDLLGTPSIVNKIGRLFATVFSNRKIDVVMTVATKGIPLAYAVAAQLDVPVVIVRKDSKVTEGSTVSINYVSGSSKRIQTMLLAKRSLKEGSNVLIIDDFMKAGGTINGMVSLLEEFKAKVAGIGVLVETEGVEERLVDQYVSLVKLADVDVRERNIQVTDGSYFQIVNEEKIGEDLNENS, from the coding sequence ATGAAATTTCGTCGTAGTGGTCGACTTGTTGATATGACAAACTACTTGCTTCATCATCCACATTCTTTAGTGCCGTTAACCCATTTTTCTGAAAAGTATCAATCTGCTAAATCCTCTATAAGTGAAGACTTAACCATTATTAAAGAAACTTTTGAGCAGCAAGGAATAGGAACGTTGTTAACAGTTCCTGGTGCAGCTGGTGGAGTCAAATTCATACCAAAGGTTGCGATAAGTGAAGCAAAGCAATTTATTGAAGAACTTTGTGAATTTATTGCAAAGCCGGAGAGGCTACTGCCGGGTGGATACTTATACTTAACTGATTTATTAGGCACTCCTTCTATTGTTAATAAAATAGGCCGGCTTTTTGCAACTGTTTTTAGTAACAGGAAGATCGATGTTGTTATGACTGTTGCAACAAAAGGGATTCCATTGGCTTATGCAGTAGCAGCACAACTGGATGTACCGGTGGTTATTGTAAGGAAAGACAGTAAGGTAACAGAAGGATCAACTGTAAGTATTAATTATGTTTCAGGCTCATCTAAGCGTATACAAACCATGCTGCTAGCTAAACGAAGCTTAAAAGAGGGATCTAATGTATTAATCATAGATGACTTCATGAAAGCAGGAGGCACCATAAATGGGATGGTAAGCCTTCTTGAGGAGTTTAAGGCAAAGGTAGCAGGGATCGGTGTTTTAGTCGAGACAGAGGGCGTTGAAGAGCGGTTGGTGGATCAATATGTTTCACTAGTGAAATTAGCTGATGTCGACGTTCGTGAACGAAATATCCAAGTAACAGACGGAAGTTACTTCCAAATTGTTAATGAAGAAAAGATTGGAGAGGATTTGAATGAGAACAGTTAG
- the ridA gene encoding 2-iminobutanoate/2-iminopropanoate deaminase has product MRTVSTSNAPAAIGPYSQGIIVNNVFYSSGQIPLTAEGEMVTGDVVEQTHQVFQNLKAVLEEAGASLETVIKATVFLQDMNSFVPFNEVYGQYFSEHKPARSCVEVARLPKDALVEIEVIALIK; this is encoded by the coding sequence ATGAGAACAGTTAGTACAAGCAATGCACCAGCAGCAATTGGACCATATTCACAAGGAATTATTGTTAATAACGTATTCTACAGCTCAGGTCAAATACCGTTAACAGCTGAGGGAGAAATGGTGACAGGTGATGTTGTTGAACAAACACATCAAGTGTTTCAAAATCTGAAGGCTGTACTTGAGGAAGCAGGTGCTTCTTTAGAAACGGTTATTAAAGCAACAGTCTTTCTTCAGGATATGAATTCATTTGTTCCGTTTAATGAAGTTTATGGTCAATACTTCTCGGAGCATAAACCAGCCCGTTCATGTGTCGAAGTAGCAAGACTACCTAAAGATGCATTAGTTGAAATAGAAGTTATTGCGTTAATTAAATAA